Proteins encoded in a region of the Isosphaeraceae bacterium EP7 genome:
- a CDS encoding exopolysaccharide biosynthesis polyprenyl glycosylphosphotransferase, protein MDNPLDRNRWWRWPSPAVATGRVLIVGFHRDSRRVARSLRDGPWLDLPVIGFVDAGHPRHSGGPSRGRQLALHSQSEPVPVLGRLDSLAEVVTRSGATHLVVAMSGPQGKRLEPALSSLNRAEVSVHWVGEDRKAGPMGHSPYHSPHTHASWRWDRLAKRVLDATASLLGLLLLSPLLLTVALIIWVTSGRPILYTQERVGQGGRVFKLFKFRSMSVDAEGATGPIWASNYDQRCTRVGSWLRRSNIDELPQLMNVVMGDMSLVGPRPERPIFVDQFRTAVPDYDLRHAMPGGMTGWAQVHGWRGRTSLRKRVQYDLDYIQRWNFWLDLKVLVMTIEHVCWSRTSWGKPEPLRGLSARTRRGRR, encoded by the coding sequence ATGGACAATCCCCTGGACAGGAATCGCTGGTGGAGATGGCCGAGTCCGGCCGTGGCCACCGGCCGCGTCCTGATCGTCGGCTTCCATCGCGACAGCCGTCGCGTGGCTCGTAGTCTTCGGGACGGCCCCTGGCTGGATCTCCCCGTCATCGGCTTCGTCGACGCCGGCCACCCCCGCCATTCTGGCGGCCCGAGCCGCGGGCGGCAACTCGCCTTGCACTCGCAGTCCGAGCCGGTCCCCGTCCTGGGCCGGCTCGACAGCCTCGCCGAGGTGGTGACTCGCTCGGGCGCCACCCACCTGGTCGTCGCCATGTCCGGGCCGCAAGGCAAGCGGCTCGAGCCCGCCCTGAGCAGCCTGAACCGCGCCGAGGTCAGCGTCCATTGGGTGGGCGAGGACCGAAAAGCCGGGCCGATGGGCCACTCCCCATACCATTCGCCCCACACCCACGCCAGCTGGCGATGGGATCGCCTGGCGAAACGGGTCCTCGACGCGACCGCGTCGCTTCTGGGCCTGCTGCTGTTGAGCCCCCTTCTGTTAACCGTGGCCTTGATCATCTGGGTAACGTCCGGCAGGCCGATCCTCTACACCCAGGAACGGGTCGGGCAGGGGGGACGCGTCTTCAAGCTCTTCAAGTTCCGCAGCATGAGCGTCGACGCCGAGGGTGCGACCGGACCGATCTGGGCGTCGAATTACGACCAGCGGTGCACCAGGGTCGGTTCGTGGCTCAGGCGGTCGAACATCGACGAGCTGCCCCAGCTTATGAATGTCGTGATGGGTGATATGAGTTTGGTTGGCCCGAGACCTGAACGGCCCATCTTCGTCGATCAGTTCCGCACGGCCGTCCCCGATTACGACCTCCGCCACGCCATGCCGGGCGGCATGACCGGCTGGGCCCAGGTGCACGGTTGGAGAGGCCGGACGTCGCTTCGCAAGCGGGTGCAGTATGACCTCGACTACATCCAGCGTTGGAATTTCTGGCTCGACTTGAAGGTCCTTGTCATGACCATCGAGCACGTCTGCTGGAGCAGGACCAGCTGGGGCAAGCCCGAGCCGCTTCGGGGCCTCTCGGCGCGGACGAGGAGGGGGCGTCGTTGA
- a CDS encoding glycosyltransferase family 4 protein yields MRVAWFTHRYAPVIGGSENYARAMVRRMVGEGHEVDVFTTDADDLARFTSPAGRAIEADSRTNIDGARITRFRPRHVPGQRYAGKLLGYAPLPSIRSQFASFFPILPGINRVRGEYDLVCSIAFPYTNFTYAALRTARAAGAPLVVTPFLHLATPGDPVHRAYTRSHQRWLLSQADLVVAATRLEADTIVSWGINRSRLLTLPMAIEHADVTGGDGLDFRARLGLDASTPLVGQLGALDLDKGTVDLVNALSRINASRVGTPVQLALAGRATPRFAEFLGTLEHSPWLHHIGPITTEECRGFFDAIDIFAMPSRTDSFGIVFLEAWANGKPVVAARAGGVAEVVQDGVNGLLVPFGQPGDLAAAIGRLVASPSLGQTLGATGKQQVETGYTWDDRYRTLTGRIETLTSVDRRTRSSRIASGSPLATNPSGSVLGS; encoded by the coding sequence ATGAGAGTCGCCTGGTTCACGCACCGATATGCACCGGTTATCGGCGGATCCGAGAATTACGCCCGCGCGATGGTGCGCCGGATGGTGGGCGAAGGGCATGAGGTCGATGTCTTCACGACTGATGCCGACGACCTCGCACGCTTCACGAGCCCCGCAGGCCGAGCAATCGAAGCCGATTCTCGAACAAACATCGACGGGGCGCGGATCACCAGGTTCCGGCCTCGTCACGTCCCTGGACAGCGCTACGCGGGAAAGCTGCTAGGCTACGCACCACTTCCGTCGATCCGCAGTCAATTCGCCTCGTTCTTCCCGATCCTGCCCGGGATTAATCGCGTAAGAGGCGAATACGACCTGGTCTGCTCGATTGCGTTCCCTTACACAAATTTCACTTACGCGGCGCTCCGTACGGCAAGGGCCGCCGGTGCCCCGCTCGTGGTCACCCCGTTCCTCCACCTCGCGACCCCCGGCGACCCGGTCCATCGGGCCTACACACGATCGCATCAACGCTGGCTTCTCTCCCAGGCGGACCTCGTGGTTGCCGCCACGCGGCTGGAGGCCGACACCATTGTCTCGTGGGGCATCAATCGGTCTCGACTTCTCACTCTGCCGATGGCCATCGAGCACGCGGATGTTACCGGAGGGGATGGTTTGGATTTTCGAGCCAGACTCGGCCTCGACGCATCCACGCCCCTCGTCGGCCAACTCGGCGCGCTTGACCTCGACAAGGGGACCGTCGACTTGGTGAACGCCCTTTCTCGGATCAACGCATCTCGGGTTGGAACGCCCGTTCAGCTCGCCCTCGCCGGGCGGGCGACACCCAGGTTCGCCGAGTTCCTGGGCACCCTTGAACACTCCCCCTGGCTGCACCACATCGGACCGATCACGACGGAGGAGTGTCGCGGGTTCTTCGACGCGATCGACATTTTCGCCATGCCGTCCCGGACCGACTCCTTCGGCATCGTTTTCCTGGAGGCCTGGGCCAACGGCAAACCCGTCGTCGCCGCACGCGCGGGTGGGGTCGCCGAGGTGGTTCAGGATGGGGTCAACGGGCTGCTCGTCCCGTTCGGCCAGCCCGGCGACCTTGCCGCCGCAATCGGCCGTCTGGTCGCAAGCCCCTCGCTCGGGCAAACTCTGGGAGCGACCGGGAAGCAGCAGGTCGAGACGGGCTACACTTGGGATGACCGCTATCGGACGCTCACCGGCCGGATCGAAACGCTGACCTCGGTCGATCGCCGAACGAGATCGTCCCGAATCGCCTCGGGAAGCCCCCTCGCCACGAATCCGTCTGGCAGCGTGCTCGGGTCGTAG
- a CDS encoding glycosyltransferase family 39 protein: MRPTQHATRMAALMILAAGLLGWLARHTEILFADGLRYVAQAKLIDQGTWREGLVRSVDHPIYPMAIAAVHQVVGGTSPDDWQFAAQLASILAGVLLVIPLYLVSAELFGDETAWLACILAFLVPITGHVFADALSESTFLLFWSWGFWAGLRFLRQGKFGWLPLSVAFGGLAYLCRPEGLLLPAALACTLLLMPLTQSTRMYWPRWWAAIAFLILGPALVAGPFVLARGGLATKPAVGRLLGLTAKSGTLAVERERPLEPDQSVAKTYALAFRSVARAIRDAVSLPLLPLVAFGLWIAWPPRERSRLWLFVMVVEGAAFLGLMRLHATGGYCTPRHAMLAVLPMFGAAALGLSTLIRAIVIPGRWFGQPETTFRPGPIIWAMAFAAIVTMQTDGLLAPVNDRFGSYKDAGGWVSAHVPEGAKIVDVTGWSQFYSGRPGYTFADLHDARPSGSARWIVVRDAHLKGPWIYCDWLREMVAGRTPVASFPPEPVRGVAQVYIFDRETPPAQAAAVGAAPERR, encoded by the coding sequence GTGAGACCGACCCAACACGCCACACGCATGGCCGCCCTGATGATCCTCGCCGCGGGCCTGCTCGGCTGGCTGGCCAGGCACACCGAGATCCTCTTCGCCGACGGCCTGCGCTACGTCGCCCAGGCGAAGCTCATCGACCAAGGGACCTGGCGGGAGGGTCTCGTCAGATCGGTCGACCACCCGATCTACCCCATGGCGATCGCGGCGGTTCACCAAGTCGTCGGCGGTACGAGCCCCGACGACTGGCAGTTTGCGGCCCAACTGGCCTCGATCCTCGCCGGCGTGCTGCTGGTGATCCCGCTCTACCTGGTCTCGGCCGAACTCTTCGGCGACGAGACGGCCTGGCTCGCCTGTATCCTGGCGTTCCTCGTGCCGATCACCGGCCACGTCTTCGCCGACGCCCTGAGTGAGTCGACATTCCTCCTCTTCTGGAGTTGGGGCTTCTGGGCGGGCCTGCGCTTCCTCCGTCAGGGGAAGTTCGGCTGGCTCCCCCTGAGCGTCGCGTTCGGCGGGCTTGCGTACCTCTGCCGGCCAGAGGGGCTACTTCTACCGGCGGCGCTGGCGTGCACCCTGCTGCTGATGCCGCTGACCCAATCGACCCGAATGTACTGGCCTCGCTGGTGGGCGGCGATCGCGTTCCTGATTCTGGGCCCAGCCCTGGTTGCCGGCCCGTTCGTGCTTGCACGCGGCGGCCTGGCGACCAAGCCGGCGGTCGGGCGACTGCTCGGCCTGACGGCCAAATCGGGAACTCTGGCCGTGGAGCGTGAACGTCCGCTCGAGCCGGACCAGAGCGTGGCCAAGACCTACGCCCTGGCCTTTCGCTCGGTCGCCCGAGCGATCCGCGATGCGGTCTCGCTCCCTCTGCTCCCGCTCGTCGCCTTCGGTCTCTGGATCGCCTGGCCACCCCGCGAGCGCTCGAGGCTCTGGCTCTTCGTCATGGTTGTCGAAGGTGCCGCATTCCTCGGCCTGATGCGACTGCACGCGACCGGAGGCTACTGCACGCCGAGGCACGCGATGCTCGCGGTCCTGCCGATGTTTGGAGCGGCGGCGCTCGGCCTTTCGACCCTCATCCGCGCGATCGTCATTCCGGGTCGCTGGTTCGGCCAGCCCGAGACGACGTTCCGCCCCGGCCCGATCATCTGGGCCATGGCGTTTGCTGCGATCGTCACCATGCAGACCGATGGCCTGCTCGCGCCGGTCAATGATCGCTTCGGCAGCTACAAGGATGCCGGCGGCTGGGTCTCTGCCCACGTCCCCGAGGGCGCCAAGATCGTCGACGTCACCGGCTGGTCGCAGTTCTACTCGGGACGGCCCGGATATACGTTCGCCGACCTGCACGACGCCCGCCCTTCGGGCTCGGCCCGCTGGATTGTGGTGCGTGACGCCCACCTGAAGGGGCCCTGGATCTACTGCGACTGGCTCCGCGAGATGGTCGCCGGCCGGACCCCGGTCGCTTCCTTCCCCCCCGAGCCCGTCCGCGGCGTGGCCCAGGTCTACATCTTCGACCGAGAGACCCCTCCCGCGCAAGCCGCCGCGGTTGGTGCCGCCCCCGAGCGTCGTTGA
- a CDS encoding zinc metallopeptidase yields MFFHFDYMYLVFVAPAMLLAMWAQARVSSAYARGSQVNSSSGITGAEAARRIMEGDGIYDVPIEPVAGHLTDHYDPSNKVLRLSQDNFYGTSLSALGVAAHEAGHAIQDAHRYPLMVVRGLMVPIASFGSSAAWITMIAGFMLSMTPLILAGVILFSTTVVFQLVNLPVEFDASRRARANLAVTGLIRPEEDKVVGDVLNAAAWTYVAATLSSVLTLLYYLYRLGLLGGRSDD; encoded by the coding sequence ATGTTCTTCCACTTCGACTATATGTACCTCGTCTTCGTCGCGCCGGCCATGTTGCTCGCCATGTGGGCGCAGGCACGGGTCTCATCCGCCTATGCCAGGGGCTCACAGGTCAATTCTTCCTCGGGGATTACCGGGGCGGAGGCCGCGCGACGGATCATGGAAGGTGACGGAATCTACGACGTCCCCATCGAGCCCGTGGCCGGGCACTTGACGGACCATTACGACCCTTCGAACAAGGTACTCAGGCTCTCGCAGGATAATTTCTACGGCACCTCGCTCTCCGCCCTCGGCGTGGCGGCCCATGAAGCGGGGCACGCCATCCAGGACGCGCATCGTTATCCGTTGATGGTCGTCCGCGGCCTGATGGTCCCGATCGCCAGCTTCGGATCGAGCGCCGCCTGGATCACGATGATCGCCGGCTTCATGCTGTCGATGACCCCGTTGATTCTCGCCGGCGTCATCCTGTTCAGTACGACGGTCGTCTTCCAGCTCGTCAATCTTCCGGTCGAGTTCGACGCCAGCCGCCGGGCCAGGGCTAATCTCGCCGTGACCGGCCTGATCCGTCCCGAGGAAGACAAGGTCGTCGGGGACGTCCTCAACGCGGCAGCCTGGACCTATGTGGCCGCCACGTTGTCCAGCGTGCTCACCCTCCTGTACTACCTGTATCGCCTCGGCCTGCTCGGCGGCCGGAGCGACGACTGA
- a CDS encoding glycosyltransferase family 2 protein, with protein sequence MTTRPPATVRLSVVIVNYNSWPDTLRLVGELANAPEVRSGLCEVVIVDNASAGPPPSELDAANASVRLVEREDNGGFAAGVNDGVRAAHGARILVLNPDVVTAPDFLSRVFRRLDGDEKSGARPPGVVGFALVNSDGSRQGSVGAFPDLARVVWEQFIPRSRRKYQADWRPEGGSVDWVTGACMLLSRDMLDEIGGMDEDFFLYHEEVALCRVARDAGWRVEYDPSAEVVHRDPLQNRALSPKMRLITRHSKLLYFRKHLPRWQFLILSWVVTLESGCALLWLRAREETQETRSWARIGEVARALRNGETPGGGTVRRLAEAVEETGPDDGGASKPTSGLGAHRRN encoded by the coding sequence GTGACGACTCGTCCCCCGGCGACGGTCCGACTTTCGGTCGTGATCGTCAACTACAACAGTTGGCCCGACACCCTGCGACTCGTCGGAGAGTTAGCCAACGCGCCCGAGGTTCGCTCGGGCCTCTGCGAAGTCGTCATCGTCGACAACGCGTCGGCTGGCCCTCCTCCCTCGGAACTCGACGCGGCCAATGCCAGCGTCAGGCTCGTCGAGCGAGAGGACAACGGCGGGTTTGCGGCGGGGGTCAACGACGGGGTGCGGGCCGCGCATGGGGCGCGAATCCTGGTCTTGAACCCCGACGTTGTCACCGCGCCCGACTTCCTGTCCAGGGTCTTCCGCCGGCTCGATGGCGACGAGAAGTCCGGGGCCAGGCCACCGGGCGTGGTCGGCTTTGCGCTGGTCAACTCCGATGGATCGCGACAGGGATCCGTCGGGGCCTTCCCCGACCTGGCCCGGGTCGTCTGGGAGCAGTTCATACCTCGGAGTCGGCGGAAATACCAGGCCGATTGGCGTCCGGAGGGGGGTTCTGTCGATTGGGTTACAGGGGCCTGCATGCTGCTCTCGCGGGACATGCTCGACGAGATTGGCGGGATGGACGAGGACTTCTTTCTGTATCACGAAGAGGTCGCCCTCTGTCGGGTGGCACGAGACGCCGGCTGGCGCGTGGAATATGACCCCTCGGCCGAGGTCGTCCATCGAGATCCCTTGCAAAATCGGGCACTTTCCCCCAAGATGCGCCTGATTACCAGGCACAGCAAGCTCCTCTATTTCCGCAAGCACTTACCACGTTGGCAGTTCCTCATTTTATCCTGGGTCGTCACGCTGGAGTCGGGTTGTGCCCTGCTCTGGCTCAGAGCCCGCGAAGAAACGCAGGAGACGCGATCGTGGGCCCGGATCGGCGAAGTCGCCAGGGCATTGCGGAACGGCGAGACGCCGGGAGGAGGGACGGTCCGACGCCTCGCCGAAGCGGTGGAGGAGACCGGGCCGGATGACGGTGGGGCGTCGAAGCCCACCTCGGGCCTGGGCGCACACCGTCGGAACTGA